From a region of the Impatiens glandulifera chromosome 4, dImpGla2.1, whole genome shotgun sequence genome:
- the LOC124933525 gene encoding probable eukaryotic translation initiation factor 5-2, with product MALQNIGAGNKDDAFYRYKMPRMITKIEGRGNGIKTNIVNMVDIAKALSRPASYTTKYFGCELGAQSKFEEKTGTSHVNGAHETSKLAGLLENFIKKYVQCYGCGNPETEIIITKTQMITLKCAACGFLSDVDMRDKLNTFILKNPPEQKKGSGKDKKAMRRAEKERLKEGEAADEELKKLKKDATKKKGLVKTSPQGIQGDETEASASAVVEDEDDNDDEGDDVEWQTDTSAEAARQRIQEQLSAVTAGMVMISTNEEKPKSAANGRKLVSSINEYLKKDSTATQFKSFVESLPDKPKDIMDALFESLFGGVGKGSLSKEVVKKKNYLAAVCGLVDEEEEGSQQMLLLEAIETFCGKTSRDAVKEVALVLKALYDIDVLEEEYVVKWYEKGIAGSNKGAQIWKNVKPFVEWLQSAESESEEE from the coding sequence TGATAACTAAGATTGAGGGCAGAGGAAATGGCATCAAGACTAACATTGTCAATATGGTTGATATTGCAAAGGCCCTTAGTAGACCTGCTTCTTATACCACAAAGTATTTTGGGTGTGAGCTTGGAGCCCAATCCAAATTCGAGGAGAAGACGGGAACCTCTCATGTGAATGGTGCTCATGAAACTTCCAAGCTTGCAGGTCTTCTAGAGAATTTCATAAAGAAATATGTCCAGTGTTATGGGTGTGGGAATCCCGAGACTGAGATAATAATCACAAAGACACAGATGATCACTCTGAAATGTGCTGCTTGTGGGTTTCTTTCTGATGTTGATATGAGGGACAAACTTAACACATTCATCTTAAAGAATCCTCCTGAGCAGAAAAAGGGAAGTGGTAAGGACAAGAAGGCGATGAGGAGAGCTGAGAAGGAACGTCTCAAGGAAGGTGAAGCAGCTGATGAAGAGCTAAAGAAACTGAAGAAAGACGCAACGAAAAAGAAAGGTTTGGTCAAAACCTCTCCTCAAGGCATCCAAGGAGATGAAACCGAGGCTTCTGCTTCTGCAGTGGTAGAAGATGAGGATGATAACGATGATGAAGGTGATGACGTGGAATGGCAGACCGACACTTCGGCGGAGGCTGCTCGTCAAAGAATTCAAGAACAGCTCAGTGCTGTTACTGCCGGCATGGTTATGATTTCAACCAATGAAGAGAAGCCAAAATCAGCAGCTAATGGTAGGAAGCTGGTGAGTTCAATTAATGAATATCTTAAGAAAGATTCAACTGCAACTCAGTTTAAATCATTTGTTGAATCATTACCCGATAAGCCTAAGGATATAATGGATGCCCTTTTTGAATCTCTGTTTGGTGGAGTGGGGAAAGGGTCTCTCTCGAAAGAGGTTGTTAAGAAGAAGAACTATCTTGCAGCTGTGTGTGGTCTtgttgatgaagaagaggaaggatCTCAGCAGATGCTCCTCCTTGAAGCCATTGAAACCTTTTGTGGAAAGACAAGTAGGGATGCTGTGAAAGAGGTGGCTCTTGTACTTAAGGCGCTTTATGATATTGACGTGTTGGAGGAAGAATATGTTGTGAAGTGGTATGAGAAGGGCATAGCTGGAAGCAACAAAGGTGCTCAAATTTGGAAGAATGTTAAGCCCTTTGTTGAGTGGCTCCAAAGCGCTGAATCCGAAAGTGAAGAAGAATGA